GCCTTGCCCTGCGCTACCACCCCGACAAGGCGGGTCCAGAAGGCGCTGCCCGCTTCAAGGAGGTGAATACCGCCTATGAGGTTCTCTCCAACCGGCAAAAAAAGGAAATTTACGACCGCTATGGCGAGGCCGGACTGGAGGCGCTGGAAAACCCGGTTGCGGGGGCTGCACTCGCCACCTTCGGCTCCACCGCGCCAGTCATCATCGCAATCGCTATCTCCTTCACCTGCGCTGTCATGCTGTTGCTCTTTCTGGCGTTTTTGGTGTCGTTTGTGGACGGCCAGCTGCGCACGTGGAGCTACGTCAAGGTGTTCTCGCCGCTCTTTGTGTTGGACTTCTTGGTCGGCGTGCCGGCTCTTATCCTCTTAGCGGTGTTCGCCATCATGTCGCCGCTCAGCCTGCACGCACAGTGcacgcttctctctctactGTGTGCCGTCGTGTTGACGATTGTCATCCCGATCGCCAAGGACCGCAACGAGGCAGTCACCAGGGCTAGACGCACCGACTACGTCCAATGGCGGTTGTGGCTTATCCCCGGATACCTATTCTCCGTATTTGCCTTCATCGCTATTGTGATGACGTCACTGCCGACGGAGAGACGTATTCTCGACCTCAAGTCTATAGGATTGGTGCACCTCGCGAATTACACTCGCGTTGGCTTCGTCTTCGCCATCTTGCAGGGGTGCTGCATCGTTGTCTTCTTTGCCCTGGTGGCGTGCCGCGCTGATGAGGTGATCACCATCAACTACTTCGTCGTCATTGGTCTCCCGATATTTCTGCTGCTCACGCTCTTCCTCGTGAACCGCTTCATGCTTACCTTGTTAAGCAGCTACATCAGCGACGTGCCAcccgaggtggcggcggcggcggcagcgcgtgagCTGAACGAAAATGGTGGCgaggcgcctgcgccgcacccCAACGAGGGCTGCGCCGAAGGCCCGCACTCGTCTTGGCGTCGATCACCGAATCCGatgtgcggtggtggcaccgagggacgccgccgcacccaTCGACAACCGCGCGCCGAGACTGAAGAGCAGCTACACTCCAATGACGCCCAAGCTCACAGCGACCGTgacggcgagggaggcgaggaTGGAGAGCGGGCGCAGCAGAGTGTGTCACACAGCAAGAACCCGTACGCTGGCCAGCACGCCTCTGTTTGCGGAGTTCTCATCAGCATGATTGTCGCGACTATCCTCGTCGGCCTGCTGATGGCGTCGACCGCCA
This genomic stretch from Leishmania infantum JPCM5 genome chromosome 33 harbors:
- a CDS encoding dnaj chaperone-like protein encodes the protein MVDLYAVLEVDKRATPEQIKRNYRRLALRYHPDKAGPEGAARFKEVNTAYEVLSNRQKKEIYDRYGEAGLEALENPVAGAALATFGSTAPVIIAIAISFTCAVMLLLFLAFLVSFVDGQLRTWSYVKVFSPLFVLDFLVGVPALILLAVFAIMSPLSLHAQCTLLSLLCAVVLTIVIPIAKDRNEAVTRARRTDYVQWRLWLIPGYLFSVFAFIAIVMTSLPTERRILDLKSIGLVHLANYTRVGFVFAILQGCCIVVFFALVACRADEVITINYFVVIGLPIFLLLTLFLVNRFMLTLLSSYISDVPPEVAAAAAARELNENGGEAPAPHPNEGCAEGPHSSWRRSPNPMCGGGTEGRRRTHRQPRAETEEQLHSNDAQAHSDRDGEGGEDGERAQQSVSHSKNPYAGQHASVCGVLISMIVATILVGLLMASTAMIAVRLNYYSNHGTYDGVLSLSKACIPLFIIIGNGVLTQLIACLTFCCCGVFMVVEGAAPEPEHGNQQEGKAGSEAELQNNVRTDPARPADQAVAGATHQNEAPRRRPPGAISAAPPHSVAASADEHRKTPRERQPDSTRLSDVD